One window from the genome of Roseinatronobacter sp. S2 encodes:
- a CDS encoding Gfo/Idh/MocA family protein, with protein sequence MSKGWLQALRDTPFLAQNIRMTGFVDLDETAARARADEFGWTDAPTGHDLNAMLTAQRPDLVFDIVVPPARAEVVEMSLRHGCHVLSEKPMAETLEGARRLIALASGAGRRHAIIQNRRWLPGIRRARAFLDSGSLGAVTAVHCDFFLGAHFGGFREQMRNVLLLDMAIHTFDAARFVSGQDATAVYCRETNPKGSWYAHGAAADALFDMTDGIAMTYRGSWAAEGANTAWEASWRIVGTKGTLLWDGNDGFTANVVDGDQGFLRPLRAVDVPTLATPLTQGHAGVLADFVTAVQNGTAPLTCGSDNIKSLAMVLAAIKSAQLGQRVSLSDI encoded by the coding sequence ATGTCTAAAGGCTGGCTTCAGGCGCTGCGGGACACGCCTTTTCTGGCGCAGAATATCCGCATGACAGGCTTTGTTGATCTGGATGAAACTGCCGCAAGGGCGCGCGCTGACGAATTCGGCTGGACGGATGCACCGACCGGCCATGACCTGAACGCGATGCTGACGGCACAACGGCCCGATCTGGTGTTTGACATCGTCGTGCCACCTGCACGCGCCGAGGTGGTGGAAATGTCCCTGCGCCACGGCTGCCATGTGCTGTCTGAAAAACCCATGGCTGAGACACTGGAAGGTGCGAGGCGCTTGATCGCGCTTGCGTCCGGTGCAGGCCGCCGCCACGCGATTATCCAGAACCGCCGTTGGTTGCCGGGCATCCGGCGTGCCCGTGCGTTTCTCGACTCTGGCAGTCTGGGCGCGGTGACGGCTGTGCATTGCGATTTCTTCCTTGGGGCGCATTTTGGCGGTTTCAGGGAACAGATGCGCAATGTGCTGTTGCTGGACATGGCAATCCATACATTTGATGCGGCCCGGTTTGTGTCGGGGCAGGATGCCACGGCAGTCTATTGCCGCGAAACCAACCCGAAAGGGTCATGGTATGCGCATGGCGCAGCCGCCGATGCGCTGTTTGACATGACAGACGGGATTGCGATGACCTATCGCGGCAGCTGGGCCGCCGAAGGCGCGAATACAGCGTGGGAAGCATCATGGCGGATTGTCGGCACGAAAGGCACGCTGCTTTGGGACGGGAATGACGGCTTCACCGCAAATGTCGTTGACGGGGATCAGGGTTTTCTGCGCCCCTTGCGTGCCGTCGACGTGCCGACGCTGGCAACACCACTGACCCAAGGCCATGCCGGTGTTCTGGCTGATTTCGTGACTGCCGTGCAGAACGGCACTGCGCCGCTGACCTGCGGCAGCGACAATATCAAAAGCCTTGCCATGGTGCTTGCCGCAATAAAAAGCGCGCAGCTCGGGCAGCGCGTCTCACTTTCCGACATCTGA
- a CDS encoding sugar phosphate isomerase/epimerase: MTDPLKTIRIGTMIQATEGHAAARINEIADMGFESFEPFFWQTTKGQNLAELGKRCRDAIGDRDITMSTLGMFGNPLEEQAMDLETLQGWKDCIDNAHHFGATCIAGFTGRIRGKPLTDSLPRYKQVWSELAKRAADKGVRIAFENCAMDGNWQTGDWNIAHNPDAWELIFNETPDDNVGLEWEPCHQMVYLIDPLPQIRKWADKIFHVHGKDATIRWEVIREHGIFGREPFVWMRTPGFGDSNWTDIISELRLAGYAGSIDIEGWHDPVYRDELEMTGQVAALNHLKHARGGLIHVPATGTYEGGDPSLAKPV; the protein is encoded by the coding sequence ATGACTGACCCGCTGAAAACAATTCGTATCGGCACGATGATCCAGGCCACCGAAGGCCATGCCGCCGCCCGTATCAACGAGATTGCCGATATGGGGTTCGAGAGTTTCGAGCCGTTTTTCTGGCAAACGACAAAAGGCCAGAACCTTGCCGAATTGGGCAAACGGTGCCGTGACGCGATCGGGGACCGTGACATTACCATGTCCACTTTGGGCATGTTCGGAAACCCGCTGGAAGAACAGGCGATGGACCTTGAAACCCTGCAAGGCTGGAAGGATTGCATCGATAACGCACATCATTTCGGCGCGACCTGCATTGCGGGGTTTACCGGCCGGATCAGGGGCAAGCCGCTGACCGACAGCCTGCCGCGCTACAAACAGGTCTGGTCCGAACTGGCGAAACGGGCCGCCGACAAGGGCGTGCGGATTGCGTTTGAAAACTGCGCGATGGATGGCAACTGGCAAACAGGCGACTGGAACATCGCCCATAACCCCGACGCGTGGGAGTTGATCTTCAACGAAACCCCCGACGACAATGTCGGGCTGGAATGGGAACCATGCCACCAGATGGTGTATCTGATCGACCCGCTGCCGCAGATCCGCAAATGGGCAGACAAGATATTTCATGTTCATGGCAAGGACGCGACCATCCGCTGGGAAGTGATCCGCGAACACGGCATCTTCGGGCGCGAACCCTTTGTGTGGATGCGCACACCCGGTTTCGGCGACAGCAACTGGACAGACATCATCAGCGAATTGCGGCTGGCAGGCTATGCCGGGTCCATCGATATCGAAGGCTGGCATGACCCCGTCTACCGCGATGAACTGGAGATGACGGGCCAAGTGGCGGCCCTTAACCACCTTAAACATGCCCGTGGCGGGCTGATCCATGTTCCTGCCACCGGCACCTACGAGGGCGGCGATCCGTCCCTGGCCAAGCCCGTCTGA